CTTCCACCCTTCCAAACACAATCTCAGAGAGAACAAGTTCAGACTTGACACTGCTGTGCTCATCGGACAAAACTTCCATACTTCTGTATTACTTTTTGCTAACATGACAACAGCAGTTCTTCACATAtttcaataaattaaaaagatatgCCTATTCTCCCAATAATTTATTCCTAACCATTGCTTCCTGCTAGAATGAGCCAGTAAATGTAAGATTATACTGCAtgttaatgcagaaaaaaagccctcatttttCCACTCTAGAGGACACATGATGACTCTAAATAGTGAAAGAACAATTCATTCCAAGTAAAAATATCATGCCATAACTTTTATTGCTGTTCTGCTGAGACATTTAGATGAGCAGAAGTGTAAGAGTGGAAGCTTTCACCTAGAAAGCACTGTCTCATACTGATTAATTGACTCTAGGCTCTTTAATCAGAAGCGAAGAGAAACTGTATTAATTTAtcacctttttcttctgctgtgtcaAATGACTTTTTGAAGCCAAAGCAGAACATGTAAGTAAACGACAGTAATAGAAAGCAAACATAATAGAAGATCAAGAAAAAGACAACAtactaaaaagagaaatatataatGCTTTTAGCACATGCAATTAGAACATAAGCACCTTGATGAAAGACAATGTGGCACAGGTCTGCTTCAGTTTTAGCCACTGAAACAGCATTGCtagaaagaatgcaaataaagaaatgaatAAATCTTTCAGCAACCAAGTGCTCTTCCATGACGGCTACTTCTCACCACACTTGCTGGGCAAATAAAGCAGCTACAAGCAGCAGCTGTCGTGTTTAGCTTTagaaagcaaaagtaaaacaaCACAATACACACAACTTACTAAGCACAAGAGCCTGATGGGAGAGAAGGGCTAAAGACAAACTAAGGCCTTCTATCCAAACAACTCCAAATGTAAAGACAGAACAGGCCAGCCTAGTTACATGTGTGGATACTGCAAGAGAAGTCAGTGCAAAAGATGGGTACCTTGCATGCTAACTCAGAAACACCAAGTTACTTAGACAGAGAAATTAACACCAGCTAAAGACACTGCCAATACTCCCCAGCCCTAAGATCCAGGAATGCCACCAGCAGTGGGTGCAGTCACTGTTGCATCCCTCAGCAAGCAGAATTGTTGGAAGCAGGCTTGGAGAACTGATGTCagacagcagaggcagcagaagccTCTCCTCAGGCTGCAGGGCATAGCCATCACCCTCACCcaaacagctctgcacagctgcctcacctgGTGAATGACATAGATGCCATaatccagctgctgcctttgcaggAAGGggtggaggtgctgcaggaggtaCAGCAGATGCTTCTCCCGGTTGCGGTGTGGGATAAGGATGGCCAcgtgctgcagggctgagcactCTACAGGGTGGTACCGGCCCTTGGCTACCTGAGGGTTCTCCTTTTGCACCTCTTCCAGTGTAACAGATGGTTTGAAGGAGAGTTTGCTGGCACCTCCTGTAAGAGAAGCACAAGAACCTTTCCTGAGTAATTTCAGGTTGTGGCTGGTCCAGTCACGTAACGAGGCACTATGTAATCAGTGTAAGAAACCCAGGTTCAAGCCCCAACTGGCTTCCCTGCGCTTCCAAGAGAAAAGCATTCTATGCAAGCAGTGGAAGGAGAGGATGTCAAGCATGTTAGTTGCTTAAACTGACTGTGAAGTAgtggcaataaaataaaaatattttttaaaaaccctagAGAAGTTCTAAGCTACTGTAGAAGGATTGGCCAGGAATGACTGCCAGGGCaaagcaaaggagaagaaagtggAAAGAGACACAGGACTGTGGCTATAAGAAGTCATCAGTacctaaaacacaaaaaagccaTGACAGGATTAAGGCTATAAATTAGTAAGATAAAACATAGCAAAGCTTTCTGCAGCCAAATGAAATTTTCATCCCTTCTCTTGCACTGAGCTGtaatcccagctcctctggactCAGCAAGCCCATGAAAAAGTACAATACAGGCAACTGTGAAGGCTACAGCCATTGCTGCATTTACTTAATCAAATGTGTCTTGGGGTCAGGGTGAGGGTGTGCAGGGAGACAGAAGGTTTTTGTACTACATCAGGGAACAAGGAAGAATCTAGCTTCCCAAACAAATCCCTAATCAGGTTCACaataaggaagagaaagaagataaTTGCATGATACTGATAATGAAGATAATGACATGATAATGATGCAAAGCAGGAGCCTGGTGCTGCTAGCAGTACCAAGccaagaaaaaagcagaataataaaaatgccCAAACCAAGAAAACAGTCACCTATTTGAACCTTCATCATAATTAGTGCTAACTCCAACAGAGTTGTGAAGTCCTTCAATTGTCAATACAGAGACACAAAagtatatttaataataaaaagacaaaaaactgAGGAAAGATGAAAACACTTGTGGTTAAGACacaaataatttgatttcttaaaaaagaaaaagatgcacACATaagcaagggaaaaagaaaaatttcttcattagTCCCCGTTGGCAGGCAGGTGTCTGGCCACATCCACGGAAGGGCTTCAGCACATACAGCAGTTGCTGGAAAGACAAATGCTGCCACCATGAacatccctccttccccctttccctgagCTTTTACTGCTGACCATGATGAATGGCACAGTCAAAGGGTATGGAATACCCCTGCAgtcagctggggtcagcagTCTGGGCTGTGTCCactcccagcctcctgctcacCCCACTGATTTTAGGGGGCCAGGACAGACAGAGACAAAGCCTCACCAGAGTGCAAACACTGTTCAGAGTAGCCAAGTTACTGGTGTGTTACCAAAGCTGTTTTATCAACAAATGCAGAGTGCAGCACCAGCTACAATCCCAGCCAgacccagcacaggcactgggTGCCACAAGACACTCCCTCACCCAGGAGTGCTTCCTGCAACTGGCTGTATTAGCTTCATAGGAAAGGTATCCAACTGGAATAGTTGGATATTGAATCCAGCAGCACTACAGTAGATTAACCTctcagagaggagaggaaaacacCATCACTTACGCAGGTACGgagacagagctgggcagggactcTGAAATGACTTCACCATGGGAACATCTGCAGTGGATTCAATCTTCTCTTCCTCTTGACTGTGCTGCAGGCTAGTTACCTTCCTGAAAAACTCCACCATGCTCTTAGCTTTAGGAATTTCCTGTCTGGTGTCCACTAAGTAACCGAATGTGGTCCATAGCACCATCACAAATAAAGTGACAAGCACCAACACTTTCAACTTATAGAAGAGGTTAAAAACATTCAAGCCCAAGGCCATGGCTTTCCCTGATGCACAAACAGCTTTCTCTGCTCTGAGATGCCAAGGCAGGTCACTGCATATCCAGTGGGGATGAAACCACAGCTCCCAATAAGAACGTCACAGTAGGGAAGTAAAGCTGGAGGTAGGGAGGGTTGCCACACTTCCTGCAGTTTTGAAATTCATGGAGCCATAGTATTGTTTGTTCTTCAAATGTCACAAAATAGGACTTTAACCTGGaccataaaaaaagaaaaaaggaaggagaaaattagTTTCTACCATCTCCACTGCTACACCTTCACAGATTCCATGAAAACAGGTAATGACAATATACAAATGGAACAGAAAGTATTAACAACTGGTCAGAAACCAAGACACTGATCTTAGTTCAGCCACAAATCAGCTGCATGATTTTATGCAAATCACTTTCCTATTTTGTTCTTCTGtctcaatctttttttttttttttttcagatcagaAAGTGCAACCACTACCCCATGTTATGTCTGTGTACAGTGCCTGGCAATACACAGGTTTTATTACTTCTGTTCCTACCAAAATTAACAACAGCTGCAAAGCAAGAGATTCTGCTGGCTATGAGTAAAGCCCATCCAAAATGAAAACCACATGAATCTCGACAGAAATaaactgttttcttctgaaatacagTATTATTGATGCTACCCAAACACCTGACTGGTATCAGAAATCATTATTCTTTATTTGCTCCCTGTTTGGGTCTTTGTCCAGTATtctccctctcacacacacTTAAAGGAGGAAAATCTTCCTGCTTTTTAAGGGACAGGTTCCGTTTTTCAAAAGTGTTATGTATGTAAGGAGCCAATGCTTTATTCCACTTCCTGCCCTCTTTCAAGGGCTCCTCTTTCACTGCCATCATACTAGAGTTACCACTCTACTTCTTTTGACTGTTATTATCATCTCATagcaaagaaataatgaaattctAATAAAAGAGAGCTCTGATATagaaaacacacaagaaaactGCAGCTTCTGAGAAGAACAAGGACTGAGGCTAAATGAAGAAAGGCAATGATTAAAGACAATACACATGAAACAGGCTAGAtcaaagagaagaaacacaaaaacatggaaaaggTTATTTTATACTGGCCTCTAAAGTACATGAGACCCTGGAGAGATACCACGGGCACAAGGAGTACAGTAACTCCACATTTTCACTAGCTTAGGCCTGGTGTCTTCTGAAGAATTTTGCTGAATTTCCATGGGAATGTGTATGGGAGCCTGACCCAGGACTATCAAGATGAACTCCCAAGCTTTCAGGGTTCACTGGGAATTAccagctgctgtccctcctgGCAGGCTCTTCATGGAAAAGCCAACCTGCTCTTCCCATTCACATCCAACACACAGCAATGCTCTAAGTAAAgggactcaaaaaaaaaaaaaaaaaagacaaaatttccTCCCTCTCCACCAGTTTACACCCTGCAATTGTTGCACACAGGAAATCAGTGATAAGCTCTATGAATCATCTGAGAGCAGTGTGGACCCCATGGGTAATATTAGCTTGTAATTATTAAATCAAAGAATTTGCTTATCTAAACTCTACCTACAAGTTTCTACGGAATGATCTACATTGCTGCCATTCATGACCTCTCAGCTACTCTGCAGCATTCATCAGGTGAAGCACTTTCCCCAAAGGGTGTAATTTTctccaaaacaaaccaaaggtGTGACTGCATAAAGTGCATGCATGAGGAGGAATTTCCTTCTCCATCACCCAATCCAAGTGCACCCCAGATTAACCCGGGCTGAAAAAGGACAACACAGAAGTTAAATACTGAACATGCAGCAAATTACTATCAAAAGGTGTTTACTATGTTCACAGCTTCCCACTTTCCCAGAAATGGACTACAATCTTTAAAAAGAGTTAAAACAGTTGCTCACCGCTGGTACTCAGATTAGTACAAATGGGCTGTCCCccataagaaattattttgtccataattaaagtttaaaattaactaTCTGTTAACTAGTTAAAAATTAACTATctgagaaaagacagaaagaaacacCAGGAGGCAGTCAGCAGGATTAGTCAGAAGAAGaagcttctgaaatattttgttgttttcgTTAAAATATCAGGAAGAGCATGCAGGTGTAAAATTGCTAAGGTACTAGGATGTTAAAATTATGGACAAACTATGAACTTACTGCACCAACCTTATTTCTACTTTCCTCCACTCCTATTCCAAATCTCACACATATGAATTTCCTTTGTCAGCTTTGCAAGATTATAAAAGTAGCTGCTACTAAAAGTTCATGTTACTTGTCTCTGACAAATCTTCACACTATTCTACCGTCAGTGTGAATAATTTCCCATAATAAACTCACATCTCCACTGGCTTCTATGGCAGCAACAGAATGCTGCTCCTGCTTAAAATACACTTGAGCGGGACAGCATATGCACGCAAGATCACAACCATTAGTCACCTTCAGCTCATCACAATGCTCACGCAGAAGGGCAATAATTCACATTTCAGAAACCTGCAGTTTGATTTTTTGGTGTTATCTACAAAGAATACAGCACgtatttcaaaatgcagatACACAAAggtattttggtattttaaatggaagaacACAGATTAATCAATTTACACAGTAATTTACCTTACATTATTACTTCAGAGGTTAAAAGGTTGTTTGcctggcttttttcccctgaaacaTGAGAATGGCATGTGCACAGAAATGCAAACCTGATTCTaccaacagagaaggaagaactGTGGCAGAACTGTACCCTTATGAATGAAACTGACAGTGAAAAGCTGTCACTTTTATGACTCCTGCCAAAGACAGAACTTGGGAACTTAAGAGGACAATAACTGAGAATAAAAGGACAAGCAAGAAGTTAAGCCTCAATACGAACCTGCCtgtcagagaaacaaaaaaaaccttggcCATTGCCCCTCTGGAGGGTGTTGTGTTACCATTACACATGAAGGACTCTTCAGTTTAAAAAGTCATCTTTCACCAGCAAGACTAAAGTACCTTGGTTGCCAGGTCAGGCAGCTAACCTAGAGTCAAGAAGACCAGAGCTTGGAtcttgttaaagaaaaaaaaaaaaaaaaaaaaaaaaaaaagttaggcTCAGGGCTTGATGCTATAAAGCCATACTTGGAGAAGTAGTATAAAAGCCAGAGTTATAATACATAACAAAATCATTATTAAGGGGATAGTCTTAATCAAATACTGATTAGAATAGTCATGCAAAACCTACCCCAGCCTTAACAGTCTTGACAGTAACAACTGAGGCAGAAGAGACATTCAGTAGCTGAGTCCTTTCCACATCCTGAGCAACCAAgtcccccatcccactgatcAATTTCTCATCTTCTTTTGTTCCTTATGTAGTTAATGAAGCACATCTTTTCATATTTGATATCCCTGGATTATGGCTGATATATTGGTTGGGGGTGGTGGTGAAAAAGGCCACCTAGTCATACATTGTACCATGTGCAAACAAAAATTTGATACTGAACAAATCTTGCTAGAAACAATAGTATCTCAGAAGCTGGAAACatggttctttttttcctgtacttcATAACTCAGGGTGACCAACCCTCAACCATGGGTGGAAGAACACTTGTGGTGCAACTAAACTCTTCTCATAGCTCTGAAACCTGACTCTAGTCATGTGTGACCTTCATAAAACAGACCAAAGAAACTTTCATAGGAAACAAAGCGCAACTTTCttgtgaaaaaaatcccagtgaagCATAACCAAACCTAGTTTAGAAAGTTACAGCT
This sequence is a window from Vidua chalybeata isolate OUT-0048 chromosome 2, bVidCha1 merged haplotype, whole genome shotgun sequence. Protein-coding genes within it:
- the B4GALT4 gene encoding beta-1,4-galactosyltransferase 4 isoform X2; protein product: MALGLNVFNLFYKLKVLVLVTLFVMVLWTTFGYLVDTRQEIPKAKSMVEFFRKVTSLQHSQEEEKIESTADVPMVKSFQSPCPALSPYLRGASKLSFKPSVTLEEVQKENPQVAKGRYHPVECSALQHVAILIPHRNREKHLLYLLQHLHPFLQRQQLDYGIYVIHQAGNTKFNRAKLLNVGYLEALKEANWDCFIFHDVDLVPENDFNIYMCDTQPKHLVVGRNNTGYRVEMQKMKVVRPPADVARYTMIFHNRDHGNEENRERMKLLRQVSRTWKTDGLNSCSYKLLSVEHNPLYINITVDFSVQPKVS